From the genome of Ahaetulla prasina isolate Xishuangbanna chromosome 15, ASM2864084v1, whole genome shotgun sequence, one region includes:
- the KCTD10 gene encoding BTB/POZ domain-containing adapter for CUL3-mediated RhoA degradation protein 3 isoform X1, giving the protein MEEMSGETVVSTAVPAATTRTTSFKSGSPSSKYVKLNIGGALYYTTMQTLTKQDTMLKAMFSGRMEVLTDSEGWILIDRCGKHFGTILNYLRDGAVPLPESRREIEELLAEAKYYLVQGLVDECQVALQNKDVYEAFCKVPIITSSKEEQKLIATSNKPAVKLLYNRSNNKYSYTSNSDDNMLKNIELFDKLSLRFNGRVLFIKDVLGDEICCWSFYGQGRKIAEVCCTSIVYATEKKQTKVEFPEARIYEETLNILLYEAQDGRGPDNALLEATGGAAGRSHHLEEDEERERIERVRRIHIKRPDDRTHMHQ; this is encoded by the exons ATG GAAGAGATGTCCGGAGAGACAGTGGTGAGCACCGCCGTGCCAGCAGCCACCACCCGCACCACCTCCTTCAAAAGCGGCAGTCCCAGCTCCAAGTATGTGAAGCTGAACATCGGAGGGGCCTTGTACTACACCACCATGCAGACGCTGACCAAGCAGGACACCATGCTGAAGGCCATGTTCAGCGGCCGGATGGAGGTCCTCACGGACAGCGAAG GCTGGATTTTGATAGACAGGTGTGGCAAACATTTTGGAACCATTTTAAACTACCTGCGCGATGGCGCCGTGCCCCTCCCGGAGAGCCGGCGAGAGATTGAGGAGCTGCTGGCCGAGGCCAAGTACTACCTGGTGCAAGGCTTGGTGGATGAGTGCCAGGTAGCCCTTCAG AACAAAGATGTCTATGAGGCTTTTTGCAAAGTGCCCATCATCACGTCCTCCAAGGAAGAGCAGAAACTCATAGCCACGTCCAACAAG CCAGCAGTAAAATTGCTCTACAACCGAAGCAATAACAAATATTCCTACACCAG cAATTCGGACGACAACATGCTGAAGAACATTGAGCTGTTCGACAAACTCTCCCTGCGCTTCAATGGGCGGGTCCTTTTCATCAAAGATGTGCTGGGAGACGAGATTTGCTGCTGGTCGTTTTACGGCCAAGGACGCAAGATTGCGGAAGTGTGCTGCACTTCGATTGTGTACGCCACCGAGAAGAAGCAGACCAAA GTTGAATTCCCAGAAGCCCGAATCTATGAGGAAACCTTGAACATCCTGCTCTATGAAGCCCAGGACGGCCGGGGTCCCGACAATGCGCTGCTGGAGGCCACCGGGGGGGCGGCCGGGCGCTCCCACCAcctggaggaggacgaggagcgaGAGCGCATCGAGAGGGTCCGCCGGATCCACATCAAGCGCCCCGACGACCGCACTCACATGCACCAGTGA
- the KCTD10 gene encoding BTB/POZ domain-containing adapter for CUL3-mediated RhoA degradation protein 3 isoform X2, which translates to MSGETVVSTAVPAATTRTTSFKSGSPSSKYVKLNIGGALYYTTMQTLTKQDTMLKAMFSGRMEVLTDSEGWILIDRCGKHFGTILNYLRDGAVPLPESRREIEELLAEAKYYLVQGLVDECQVALQNKDVYEAFCKVPIITSSKEEQKLIATSNKPAVKLLYNRSNNKYSYTSNSDDNMLKNIELFDKLSLRFNGRVLFIKDVLGDEICCWSFYGQGRKIAEVCCTSIVYATEKKQTKVEFPEARIYEETLNILLYEAQDGRGPDNALLEATGGAAGRSHHLEEDEERERIERVRRIHIKRPDDRTHMHQ; encoded by the exons ATGTCCGGAGAGACAGTGGTGAGCACCGCCGTGCCAGCAGCCACCACCCGCACCACCTCCTTCAAAAGCGGCAGTCCCAGCTCCAAGTATGTGAAGCTGAACATCGGAGGGGCCTTGTACTACACCACCATGCAGACGCTGACCAAGCAGGACACCATGCTGAAGGCCATGTTCAGCGGCCGGATGGAGGTCCTCACGGACAGCGAAG GCTGGATTTTGATAGACAGGTGTGGCAAACATTTTGGAACCATTTTAAACTACCTGCGCGATGGCGCCGTGCCCCTCCCGGAGAGCCGGCGAGAGATTGAGGAGCTGCTGGCCGAGGCCAAGTACTACCTGGTGCAAGGCTTGGTGGATGAGTGCCAGGTAGCCCTTCAG AACAAAGATGTCTATGAGGCTTTTTGCAAAGTGCCCATCATCACGTCCTCCAAGGAAGAGCAGAAACTCATAGCCACGTCCAACAAG CCAGCAGTAAAATTGCTCTACAACCGAAGCAATAACAAATATTCCTACACCAG cAATTCGGACGACAACATGCTGAAGAACATTGAGCTGTTCGACAAACTCTCCCTGCGCTTCAATGGGCGGGTCCTTTTCATCAAAGATGTGCTGGGAGACGAGATTTGCTGCTGGTCGTTTTACGGCCAAGGACGCAAGATTGCGGAAGTGTGCTGCACTTCGATTGTGTACGCCACCGAGAAGAAGCAGACCAAA GTTGAATTCCCAGAAGCCCGAATCTATGAGGAAACCTTGAACATCCTGCTCTATGAAGCCCAGGACGGCCGGGGTCCCGACAATGCGCTGCTGGAGGCCACCGGGGGGGCGGCCGGGCGCTCCCACCAcctggaggaggacgaggagcgaGAGCGCATCGAGAGGGTCCGCCGGATCCACATCAAGCGCCCCGACGACCGCACTCACATGCACCAGTGA